In Leptospira ellinghausenii, the genomic stretch GTGACAGGCAATCGTTCATTAGTCCTAAATTGCCTTTCCAATATTGGTTCCCATCCACTTTCAACAAGTGTCACCCTAACTTATTTAGTGCCATCTACATTACGTTATGTTTCTGATGCGAGTGGAAACGATTTAAACGATGGATTAACACCCGCAACTCCCAAAAGGAATATCCAACCAGCAATTGATAGTTTTGTAGGATGCCCTTCAAATGCTTGCGCCGTACTTGTCACACAAGGATCCTATGACCCCGCAGCAGTCGGCGCAAGAATCCAACTAGTATCTGGAATTTCCCTTTTTGGAAGTTACGAACCAGGATTTACAGAATGGAAACCAACTGACAAAGATTCGACGATCCTCATGGATATGGTCCCTGCTTTTTGTGCTACAGCAAATAGCATCAATCCTTGCGCTTCGATTGCTGCCGATTCTTCGGTGACAGCGACAACGATCATTTCTGGCTTTAAAATTTTATCGGGTGATAATGCTCCCTACATGACAGGAGTGTTCCTGGATTCTACAAATAGTGTTCGGATCATCGATAGTACCATTAATGGTGGTACAGGCACGAGTGTATCCAGTGGTATCTATGCGATCAATAGTACACCCATTTTAATTCGCAATCAAATTGAAGGTGGGATTTGTACCGCAAATAATTGTAACTCTTCAGGTGTTTATATGACATCTGCTGCCTTAATCGCTCCCTTTATCGTGGGGAATACAATTGATAGCGGAAATGGTACAGGTACTCAAGTAACTTCACGTGGGATTTTTTATAATGGAAGTGTCGGTTTAGATGTCACCAATATCCGACTCAACCAAATTACATCTTTACCATTGGATAATACCACAGCAGGAACTACAACTCTATCCATTGCTTTTGACATTTCCTCGTTAAGTAATTCGTCCACAGGAGTTCTTGCTGGGAATCAATTGGTAGCTGGGACTGCCAATACTTCCATTGGAATTCGAATCCAATCACCCACAGGGATTCAAATTGGCACTGCTCTTCAAGGGAATAGCATCACAACAGGTACTACAGCTTCGTTTAAGTCGAATGGTATGTATCTCACTTCAGGCCATACCATTCGCAACAACTATATTTACCTTGGGTCCGCAACGAATGCAAGTTTTCCAACAGCAACAAATGGTATCGAAATTTCTTCAGGTGGTGCCACAGCAATCATTGAACGTAATACAATCATAGGAGGAAATGCAACTAGCAGTGCAAAGGCAACTGTGTTTGGTATCAATGCAACTTCATTGACTGCTACTTCATCCATTTCTGGAAATTACATTCGATTGGGAAGTGCCAATGGAACAGGTGCAACGATGGTGTCTGGAATTTACCTTCAATCCCCGAATGGCTTTTTAGTTGCGAATAATTGGATCCAAAATGGTTCGAGCAATGTGTATGCGAGGGGGATCGATATCTCAGGAGTATTTAGTCCTCTCAAGATTTACCATAACACAGTGAGCAGCGGAACATCTTCAGTTTCCGGGAATGAAGCTGTATTACAAATTAACTCAAACTCATCTGTGTTAGTTGAAAACAATATATTTTTGCTAAATGATAATGTGGGAAATAATGCATGCATCGTAGACCTTGTTGGCCCACAAACTTCTATCCGATTCAATGTATTTCATAATTGTTCAAACCTGGTTTACAGAGCTCCGCTGTATTTTACAGATTTGTGCGCAGGAGGAGTGCCTGGAACTTTAAGTTGTATCACTCCACTAGGACTGAGTGCTAATTTTGGAGACAATTTGGCATTGGACCCAAATTTAGGATTAAATTTTGGTGTCGTTGCGAATTATATTCCAACAACTGCCACGTCTTGCCTCATTACAAAATCTACGAACAACATTATTGCTGATAGTTATAATGGAGTAGGTACAAGGCCAGGTGGAGATGGTTTTGTCTCCCTAGGTGCTATTGAATACAATCTAGCGTGTACACCTTAGTTTTCACTAAGGTAGTACATAAATTCCAACTCGATCATTGTATAAACTTCCAATGTACAATTGGCGTTTCTTTTCAATGACACTTGTTACATCCTTTAAATGTTCACCAGTCGGATCTTGTACGGTCATTAAAACTTTACCATTCCCGTCTAACTTCATTGCGTATCCATAAGGTTGAGCTTTGGGCCATAAAAACTTCGGTAAAAAATAAATCATTTTTTTTACCACGGGAGATGGGTGCATATTGTCCATTCTGTCATTCCTTACTGTAAACAATGCTACCCAGAACTCTCCGTTTTCATTTCGAGTGATGTTATCTGGAAAACCAGGCAAATTTTCAATGATTACTTCCGAAGTTCCTTTTTTGGGACCCTTTAACCAAAGTTTAGTGATCCGATAACGGTATGTTTCATTCACCAAAAGGAAATCTTCATTTTTTGATAAAGTGATCCCATTTGCAAAATACAAATCTTGGAGTAATAACTGTGTTTCCTTTGTTTTTGGATCGTAAACAAAAACACGACCATAAGGTCTTGCTTCTAATAAGTCATATAGATATTCTTTTTGTTCGTAAATTGATGCATCTGTAAAATAAATTTTTCCGTCTTGTGCAATATCCAAATCATCTGTAAACTTGAAAGGAACTCCGTTATATTCGGCAACTAAAGTGGTAATTTTGCCGGATTTATCCATAGATAATAGTCCTTTATAAGCATCAGCTATGATTAAGTTACCTGCCTTATCAAATTGAACTCCGAGTGGTCTACCAGAAGTTTTAGCGATTGCTTTGATTTCCCCTTTGAGTGTAATTCTGATGATGCGACCATCTTTATCTCCACCATAAATATTCCCATCAGAGTCAACATCAAGTGACTCAAGACCTTTTACTTTACCAATGGCAAGAAGGATTGCTTTTTGTAATTCTGTATTTGGCTCATAAATCCCCACTGGTTCTGGTTTCAGTGGAGGTTCATACGCAACAGGAGAAAAAGTACGACAGGAAATAAATCCCAACAAAAATATAATTTTGATTTGTAATAGTTTCATTTAGAACTCATCTCCTTTTCAATCAAAGCATCCTTTACAGCCCAACGGTCATCCACCCAACGTTTCATTTTCTTTGACATTGGAGCAAATTGTTCGTTTTCCTCGATGGGTACTTGTTCTCTTGGAATCACATCAATAAAAACTTTTAACTTTCGAATTTTACCAGACATCAAATCCAAAAAACTTGGGTTTTCAGTAGGATAAACAATAGTTAAGTCAATAAAAGCATCAAGCGAATTTCTCAATGAAGTGGAAACAACGGAAATCCCACCACTATGTGGGCGAAGTAAATGTTTGTAAGGATTTTTCTTTAATAACTTTGCCATACGCTCAGGTGTGCGCCTATGTCCTTCCAAAAAGTTCAAAATCGAAAAAGGCATCCCATTGAACTTTTCACAAACTCTTTTAACATTCTCCAAATCTTTTGTAGCCAGTTCTGGATTTTTTTTCAGTTGTTCACGGCTACTTCGTTTGACAAAAGGAAAATCTAATGCGAGCCATGCATGTCCGAGCACAGGAACATATTTTAAAGAATCTTTGATGAAAAAACGGATGAGAGGGATTTTTCTGTTTAAAACTGATTGGATGATATAAATATCCGACCAAGATTGGTGGTTACAAATAATCATATAACTTCCATTTGGTTTCAATTTTTGAAAATTTTCACCAACTACTTCGAATTGGACACCATATAAAAAACGAGAGATTCGGTAATTATTTTCGATCCAAGCCTCTCCTACTTTCACGAGCAGACGATCTCCCAATCTTCTTACGGAACCAGACGTTAACAATTTCCAAATATAAAGTGGATACATTGTAGGAATGATCCATAGTAAATTTAATAAAAACAAAATGTATGCAATGATTAATCCCAATTTAAACTCCTAAATCAAACGAAGTGCCGATTCCTAAAATGGTAACATCATCCATCATAGGGGTTTTTCCCCGAAAGTTATGAAAATGTTCCATTAGCAAATTTACAGTATCAGCTAAACTTAATCCCAAACTCCTAGCAGACAAAAAACTGGAAAGCAATTTGGATTCTCCTAGAAAATTTCCACCTTCATTTTCTTGTTCCAAATACCCATCAGAAATCATAAATAATCGATCTCCAAGCCCAAATGGCACCGTATTGTCTGTATATTCTACATCCTTTTCGAGACCTAACATCAAACCAGATTCACTTAAAGCCAATATCTCTGATTGATTGAGAACATATGGTTCATTATGACCAGCGGAGGAATAAACGAGTATATTTTCTTCCAAATTCAAATCAACAATGACAGCAGTAAATTGATTCGATTTTTTTCCATAACGATCGATGAAAATCTGGTTCAATGCATACAACACATCCGATGGATTAGAAACATTGTGTTTGATATGATCATATTCTGCTTTGATTGCCATCGTAATCAGTGCTGCCTGCACCCCATGCCCAATTGCATCAGCCAAAAACAATCTGATTTTGGATTTTTCCAATCGAATAACATCAAATATGTCACCACCTACCTCAGCCATCGGTTCAAACTTGGAGGCAAAATCTAAATGTGCGATGTGTTTTAATCCAAGTGGTAAAATATTTCGCTGTATGGTTTTGGCAGTTTCCAAATCTTCTTGGATGATTTTTAAAGATTGGGTGAGTTTGGCAGTTCTTTCCTTAACCATCATCTCCAACGTTTCATTCTGTAAACGTAACTCTTTATTTTTTTGAATGAGGACTTGATTTTCCCTTTGTTCCGCATTACGAATTCTTGCCGTTAATAACTTTAAAAGAGTTAAAGTCATTTCTGGACTTGTTTGGATCAGTCTGTGAAAATCAACACGAGTTAATGTGTATAGAGTAGATGTTTCTTTTGTTGTTATGTTTACTGTCCTTGGAGCAGAATCGATGAGTGAAATCTCTCCAAAATAATCACCGGCGATCAAATCCCCTATTACCAAAATTTCTTGTTTTGTTTCGTCTAAGTATTTCCATACCTCAACGCGACCAGATTCAATAAAATAAAAGGAATCACCTAACGAATATTGTTCGATTACCAAAGTATCAGGACCAAACTCTACTTTTTTCATTTCCTTCTTTAGGAAACTTAAATCGACGTTTGGCTTTTCTTCAGGACTCATACAATTAGAGTTTTATTCTTCTTCTCGATTGACTGCTTCTATCGTAAAGGCAGGTTTACAAATCGACCAATATTCTGCATCTTCCGAAAATGGATTTGAATAACGAACTCTTGAACCTTTTTGGATTAAGATTGATTCCCCAGCGGATAAAATTAAAACTTCGCCATCAACTTCAATTTGTTTTTTGCCTTTTACCATAAGTGTCCACTCATCAAAGTTTGGTGACTGAAAAGGTTCACCCCAACCTGGAGGTGCAATCATGTGGGCAATTGATAATTCCTTTGTATTGGTCGAAGGAATTCCAAAATGTTCCTCAATTGTTTTATTCCCTGGGACAGGAATGATCGTTGGATTTTTTTGATGAAAATAACCCATACTAATTTCCAGGAAACCTGAACGAATATTTATGTTTCAGCAGGTCTTCAGTATAAGTCCATAAATTCCTTCTCACTGTTTTATCATAGGAAACAGGAGAACTATTCTTTGTTTTCTTTTTTACAAAGTATTTCCCCGAAACAGTACTTAAACTTGGTTCTGTCGCAAGGAAAATAGAAGTTTCTGCACCTTTGTCTTCCGAAATGGCAAAAATATTTTGTGCAAAGGTAATCAGTACTTTCGCAAGCCCTTCATTATTTTGTCCAAATTTAGTTTTTACAAAACCAGGGTGCAAACAGTTTACAGTAATTTTTGTTTGGTTTAGTCTTTCGGCAAGTTCATAGGTGAAATAAATGTTCATCAATTTGGATCTTTGGTATTGTTTCCAACCAGAATAATTTGATTCGCCAAATAGATCATTAAAATCCAAGGATACACCTTCATGAGCACGAGATGCAACATTGATAATACGTGCTTGGTTTGCATTCTTAAGTGAAGGCAATAATCCTAGAGCCATAATAAAATAATTTAAGTGGTTTAAAGCAAAAGTGGATTCTAAGCCTTCATTTGTAAGAGTTCGTTTGTCAAAATAGGCTCCTGCATTATTAAGCAAAACATCTATTTTTGGATGATTGTTTCGTATCGTTTCCGTTAGGGCAAAAGTTTCTTTTGCAAGGGATAAATCACAAACATAGGAGTGAGCCTTTACACCGTGAACTTGTAAACTATATACGAGCGCAGATAACTTTTCTGGATTTCGTCCAACCAGTATCAATTCATTATGAGATTTTGCAAATGAATGTGAACAAACTCTACCAATTCCATCCGTTGCACCCGTTACTAAGATAATTTGACTCATATAAGAATTTCCTCGTTTTCCTTTTTTGGGAGACTAAATTGAAAAATAGACCCTGACATTCCATCACTATCAGCTGTTAATGTTCCGCCATTAACCGTTACAAATTCCGAACACAAGAGAAGTCCAATTCCATTCCCAGTTTCCCCTTGGGTACCAACTGATTTTATCACTTCCCCTGGCTTAAACAATTTATCGATCGTAGTTTTAGACATACCAACACCGAAATCTTTAACAGAAACCATCCAATGGTAACCGGTATCAATTGCGGAAATTTCAATTTTACTATTTTGGTGACTAAATTTCAAAGCATTGGAAATTAAATTTCTTATCACAGTAATGATCATTCGATCATCACAATACACCATAGCATGATTTGGAATTTTGATTTCAAAATAAATCTCTTTATTCTTTGCACTTAAGGCAAATAAATCCAGACATTCCAAAACGATAGAATCCAATCGATAAAAATTAGGTCGAAATTCCTCTTGGCCTCGTTGTAACTTAGACCATTCCAAAAGATTTTCCAAGAGAGAAAAAACGGATTCTGTTGCATCAAGTAAAGATTGTGTCATACCTGCCAACGCATCTTCTTTTTTCTTCATATCTTCGTTTAATACTTTTAGTAACATTTTAATGCCAGCCAAAGGACCACGTAAATCATGTGAGATGATCGATAAAAAACGATCTTTAGTTCCATTGGCAACTAGTAACTCACGGTTTACGTTTGCCATTTGTTTTTCTAAATTTCTTTGTTCTGTATTATCACGGAAAACAAGAACCATCCCGATTTTTTTCCGATTCGAATCTCGAATCTGTTTAGCAGTGACTTCCCAATACTTTGAATCTTTTTCCCATATCCACTTGGTGATTGTCTTTTTACTGGATAAATTGTCCAATTTTGTAATGAGTTCTGGAGTATGTTGGAAAAAAGCTTGGTGAGGGAGTAAGGCTACATTTTTATCTTTTACACAAAATAAGTTTTCAGCCGAACTATTCCAATCTACGACTCGATGATTAAAATCTAAAATCACTACTGCTTCATCAAGTTCATCTACAATTTCACTTCTTACAAGTGGTACCAAATCAAACATTCGATAGTATCCAATTGCAAAAAATATCATTATCGCCTGCATTGTACACATAACTGCAGTTATGTTCATTCCAGGTAATGGACGAATTCCCATTTTATGTAAAATCGCGGTTACCCAAATAAACAAAAAGGATATCAGGATTAATAGATAACGGTTACGTTCTGTCGATTTTGATTGAACAATTCCCTTGATAAGGAGAATTGCGACAAATACTGACCAAAAAAAGGAAAGTAAATAAGAGGCAATAAAACCACCTAAGTTTGTTTCTTGGATCCACTGGATACGCCCATCTACATTAATGAGATAGGTATCGATTGTTAATGTTTTAAAAATAGGATCAAGTACACACACAGCCAATGTAAATAGAGGCTGAAGTAATAAGAGTACCCAGAAACGTTTTGTCAGTAAATGTTGATTGTTTGTAAACTCAATCGAGACTAATACCATACCAACATTGGCAATGGCAACGCCCATATACAAAATACTAATGAAGGTTCGGTGTAAGTTTGTACTAATGTAAACAAAATCAAGTCCATAGAATCCAGTCCAAACCATGGAACCAAATACTAAGATTAATAAATATTTTACTAAATTGAGTCGAAAGGATTTTAAAACAAATAGCCCCAATCCAAGATTGAAGCTAAATGCTAGGAAAAGAAGTACACTATATGGATGGAATTGCCACAAACTAAGTCTCGTCGTTACTTAACATTTCGCAGTTTCCATCGAAAATAACTCCATCTGCAATTTGTAATTTAGCAGTGCGAATGTTGCCTTGGACTTTTCCTGTTGATAACATCTCTAATCTTTGAGTTGCAGTCACATTTCCAATGATGGTACCACCAACGACAACGGTTCCCGCTTTGATATTTGCCTTAACACGAGCACCTTCGCTGATCACCAAGTAACCATCTGAAATGATTTCACCTGTGAAATCACCAGAGATTTGAAGTGGTTTTTTGAAAGCTAAGGTTCCGCTAAAAGCAGTTTCCTTTCCTAAGATGGTGGCAATGACTCCGTGTTCTGTGATGGTAGGTTGCATTTCTTTTTTTGACATAGTTCCTATTTCGTTTTCATGTTATACACTCCATCCCAATCATCAGGAGGAGGATCTGCGATGTAATCATCACAACGTTCAATATAAAGTTTGGAAGGACCGTCTCCAGGATGGATCGCTAATGCTTTTTTGAATTCTTCTTTTGCTTCTGCAAATTTACGAGATTTGTACAAAGTAAGTCCTTGGTTGTAATGCACAAGCACTGACTTCATTTTATC encodes the following:
- a CDS encoding SMP-30/gluconolactonase/LRE family protein, with protein sequence MKLLQIKIIFLLGFISCRTFSPVAYEPPLKPEPVGIYEPNTELQKAILLAIGKVKGLESLDVDSDGNIYGGDKDGRIIRITLKGEIKAIAKTSGRPLGVQFDKAGNLIIADAYKGLLSMDKSGKITTLVAEYNGVPFKFTDDLDIAQDGKIYFTDASIYEQKEYLYDLLEARPYGRVFVYDPKTKETQLLLQDLYFANGITLSKNEDFLLVNETYRYRITKLWLKGPKKGTSEVIIENLPGFPDNITRNENGEFWVALFTVRNDRMDNMHPSPVVKKMIYFLPKFLWPKAQPYGYAMKLDGNGKVLMTVQDPTGEHLKDVTSVIEKKRQLYIGSLYNDRVGIYVLP
- a CDS encoding acyltransferase, whose amino-acid sequence is MGLIIAYILFLLNLLWIIPTMYPLYIWKLLTSGSVRRLGDRLLVKVGEAWIENNYRISRFLYGVQFEVVGENFQKLKPNGSYMIICNHQSWSDIYIIQSVLNRKIPLIRFFIKDSLKYVPVLGHAWLALDFPFVKRSSREQLKKNPELATKDLENVKRVCEKFNGMPFSILNFLEGHRRTPERMAKLLKKNPYKHLLRPHSGGISVVSTSLRNSLDAFIDLTIVYPTENPSFLDLMSGKIRKLKVFIDVIPREQVPIEENEQFAPMSKKMKRWVDDRWAVKDALIEKEMSSK
- a CDS encoding PP2C family protein-serine/threonine phosphatase; this encodes MSPEEKPNVDLSFLKKEMKKVEFGPDTLVIEQYSLGDSFYFIESGRVEVWKYLDETKQEILVIGDLIAGDYFGEISLIDSAPRTVNITTKETSTLYTLTRVDFHRLIQTSPEMTLTLLKLLTARIRNAEQRENQVLIQKNKELRLQNETLEMMVKERTAKLTQSLKIIQEDLETAKTIQRNILPLGLKHIAHLDFASKFEPMAEVGGDIFDVIRLEKSKIRLFLADAIGHGVQAALITMAIKAEYDHIKHNVSNPSDVLYALNQIFIDRYGKKSNQFTAVIVDLNLEENILVYSSAGHNEPYVLNQSEILALSESGLMLGLEKDVEYTDNTVPFGLGDRLFMISDGYLEQENEGGNFLGESKLLSSFLSARSLGLSLADTVNLLMEHFHNFRGKTPMMDDVTILGIGTSFDLGV
- a CDS encoding cupin domain-containing protein → MGYFHQKNPTIIPVPGNKTIEEHFGIPSTNTKELSIAHMIAPPGWGEPFQSPNFDEWTLMVKGKKQIEVDGEVLILSAGESILIQKGSRVRYSNPFSEDAEYWSICKPAFTIEAVNREEE
- a CDS encoding SDR family NAD(P)-dependent oxidoreductase, coding for MSQIILVTGATDGIGRVCSHSFAKSHNELILVGRNPEKLSALVYSLQVHGVKAHSYVCDLSLAKETFALTETIRNNHPKIDVLLNNAGAYFDKRTLTNEGLESTFALNHLNYFIMALGLLPSLKNANQARIINVASRAHEGVSLDFNDLFGESNYSGWKQYQRSKLMNIYFTYELAERLNQTKITVNCLHPGFVKTKFGQNNEGLAKVLITFAQNIFAISEDKGAETSIFLATEPSLSTVSGKYFVKKKTKNSSPVSYDKTVRRNLWTYTEDLLKHKYSFRFPGN
- a CDS encoding sensor histidine kinase, yielding MWQFHPYSVLLFLAFSFNLGLGLFVLKSFRLNLVKYLLILVFGSMVWTGFYGLDFVYISTNLHRTFISILYMGVAIANVGMVLVSIEFTNNQHLLTKRFWVLLLLQPLFTLAVCVLDPIFKTLTIDTYLINVDGRIQWIQETNLGGFIASYLLSFFWSVFVAILLIKGIVQSKSTERNRYLLILISFLFIWVTAILHKMGIRPLPGMNITAVMCTMQAIMIFFAIGYYRMFDLVPLVRSEIVDELDEAVVILDFNHRVVDWNSSAENLFCVKDKNVALLPHQAFFQHTPELITKLDNLSSKKTITKWIWEKDSKYWEVTAKQIRDSNRKKIGMVLVFRDNTEQRNLEKQMANVNRELLVANGTKDRFLSIISHDLRGPLAGIKMLLKVLNEDMKKKEDALAGMTQSLLDATESVFSLLENLLEWSKLQRGQEEFRPNFYRLDSIVLECLDLFALSAKNKEIYFEIKIPNHAMVYCDDRMIITVIRNLISNALKFSHQNSKIEISAIDTGYHWMVSVKDFGVGMSKTTIDKLFKPGEVIKSVGTQGETGNGIGLLLCSEFVTVNGGTLTADSDGMSGSIFQFSLPKKENEEILI
- a CDS encoding bactofilin family protein, translated to MSKKEMQPTITEHGVIATILGKETAFSGTLAFKKPLQISGDFTGEIISDGYLVISEGARVKANIKAGTVVVGGTIIGNVTATQRLEMLSTGKVQGNIRTAKLQIADGVIFDGNCEMLSNDET
- a CDS encoding tetratricopeptide repeat protein, with product MVSDKMKSVLVHYNQGLTLYKSRKFAEAKEEFKKALAIHPGDGPSKLYIERCDDYIADPPPDDWDGVYNMKTK